The following are encoded together in the Maniola jurtina chromosome 27, ilManJurt1.1, whole genome shotgun sequence genome:
- the LOC123879242 gene encoding coiled-coil domain-containing protein 13, which translates to MATKPLKATSNLKMKSKGNNIKEEKEKVMELAAKIDETDEMKLKMLAGLNKPDPDDAIYPAELNAHLIEQLKIMTSENNELRKCVFTKDEVIKELNKTITVLNQRIRDIISGSGPAISSKSAGVISAKIAGLCKQNRHLIAEIESYKTKNASLERKIMQLDLLNKENEKLEACLCKEEPVDINSDELKDLNNKLSVVNKKLYESKNKNLELKNDILIATKILQQELGDKFTNIKDLQNDIAGWKGRAQQIVLLQAKVSELEEKLNGKQKDPAQMKWKDQNQLIRELEMKRKKEADQALKDLELLKEENQELKKKLDGARCRIRNLECDATLIRQKMQTFVEKSNHDDLLINEQRNQIKNLEIYYQEILRENTAKMNKMNSEVCEYKKLIKNTDAKIDALRQQASEKMTKIEELRAQLLRYEECSLQSVFFTPMKTATDNEIKKLSELVITLNERLDAERHKWEELDSSHRKVKERKKRLEKRLAALEDELKVLKETCKRGSKASKTGLVRDQNFYNDLLGANSVTKKPSFTSAIEKPSTTSSETATGEGCENLEKDELKYKLELAEEKLKIMEDKLKMIEEEKQDDYNNLTEMIQTSKKLFNEALAVLRRDKCQCFS; encoded by the exons ATGGCAACCAAACCTCTAAAGGCAacttctaatttaaaaatgaaatctaaaggcaataatataaaagaGGAGAAAGAGAAAGTAATGGAATTGGCTGCGAAAATTGATGAAACTGAcgaaatgaaattgaaaatgttagccGGGTTAAATAAACCGGATCCGGATGATGCTATTTATCCAGCAGAGCTGAATGCTCATTTAATTGAACAACTAAAG aTAATGACGAGTGAAAATAACGAATTGCGTAAATGCGTATTTACGAAAGATGAAGTAATTAAGGAACTGAATAAGACGATCACAGTTCTTAACCAACGAATTCGTGATATCATTTCTGGCTCTGGACCCGCGATATCATCAAAATCTGCGGGTGTTATAAGCGCCAAAATCGCGGGACTGTGCAAACAAAACCGACACTTAATTGCCGAAATAGAGAGTTACAAGACTAAAAACGCATCACTTGAGAGAAAAATAATGCAACTGGATCTTTTAAATAAGGAAAATGAAAAACTGGAAGCATGCCTTTGCAAAGAAGAACCAGTTGATATAAACTCTGATGAACTGAAGGATTTGAACAACAAACTTTCTGTTGTCAATAAAAAGTTATATGagagtaaaaacaaaaatcttgaaTTGAAGAATGATATCCTAATAGCAACAAAAATTTTACAACAAGAGCTTGGTGACAAATTCACAAATatcaaagatttacaaaatgatattgCAGGTTGGAAAGGTAGAGCACAGCAAATTGTTCTTTTGCAAGCAAAAGTTAGTGAGCTTGAAGAAAAACTTAACGGAAAGCAAAAAGACCCAGCGCAAATGAAGTGGAAGGATCAAAATCAA CTTATACGTGAATtagaaatgaaaagaaaaaaagaagcaGATCAAGCCTTGAAAGATTTGGAGCTACTAAAAGAAGAGAATCAGGAATTGAAAAAGAAATTAGACGGCGCTCGTTGTAGAATAAGAAATCTCGAATGCGATGCCACACTCATAAGGCAGAAAATGCAAACATTTGTTGAGAAGAGTAATCATGACGATCTTCTTATAAATGAACAAAGG aatcaaataaaaaatttggaaatttattaTCAAGAAATCCTCAGAGAAAATACAGccaaaatgaataaaatgaataGTGAAGTTTGTGAATATAAAAAACTTATCAAAAACACCGATGCCAAAATTGACGCTTTAAGACAGCAAGCTTCGGAAAAGATGACAAAGATAGAAGAGTTGAGAGCCCAGCTTTTGAGATATGAGGAATGCTCATTGCAAAGTGTGTTTTTTACTCCAATGAAGACAGCAACTGATAACGAAATCAAGAAATTATCAGAATTAGTAATTACGTTGAATGAGAGATTAGATGCTGAACGTCATAAATGGGAAGAGTTAGATTCATCGCATAGAAAagttaaagaaagaaagaagcgACTAGAAAAGCGCTTAGCAGCACTGGAAGATGAATTGAAAGTTTTGAAAGAAACTTGTAAAAGAGGGTCAAAAGCATCAAAAACTGGACTAGTCAGGGATCAGAATTTCTACAATGATCTACTTGGAGCAAATTCTGTAACGAAAAAACCTTCGTTTACGTCTGCAATTGAAAAACCAAGTACTACATCGTCGGAAACTGCTACTGGTGAAGGGTGCGAAAATTTAGAGAAAGATGAACTTAAATACAAGCTAGAACTAGCGGAAGAAAAGCTTAAAATAATGGAAGACAAATTAAAAATGATTGAAGAAGAAAAACAAGACGATTATAACAATTTGACAGAAATGATACAGACTTCGAAAAAACTTTTCAATGAAGCTTTAGCGGTTTTAAGACGTGACAAATGCCAGTGTTTTTCGTAA